The following proteins come from a genomic window of Streptomyces liliiviolaceus:
- a CDS encoding DedA family protein produces MLESVGSLSGTPWIYSQWIYAVVALSVLFDVFLPVLPSGVLVITAATAAAAGTGAAVQHVPDILSLTLSAATASVLGDLVAYRLAWRGGARLDRAIARSRRLSAAQERLGAALARGGGTLVVLARFAPAGRSLVSLGAGAAHRRVREFLPWSILAGLAWAAYSVALGYFGGQWLGATWLASGISLVALFGAGAGAAYLMRRPSQTPASALVPVSAPEPGPSA; encoded by the coding sequence GTGCTTGAGAGTGTGGGGTCGCTGTCCGGCACCCCTTGGATCTACAGCCAATGGATCTATGCCGTGGTGGCGCTGTCGGTCCTGTTCGACGTGTTCCTGCCGGTACTGCCGAGCGGCGTGCTGGTCATCACGGCGGCGACGGCCGCCGCGGCGGGCACCGGAGCGGCGGTCCAGCACGTGCCGGACATCCTCTCCCTGACTCTCTCCGCCGCGACCGCGTCGGTCCTGGGCGACCTGGTGGCGTACCGGCTGGCCTGGCGCGGCGGCGCACGCCTGGACCGCGCCATCGCCCGCTCCCGGCGACTGAGCGCGGCGCAGGAACGTCTCGGCGCGGCCCTCGCCCGCGGCGGCGGCACGCTGGTCGTGCTCGCCCGCTTCGCCCCGGCGGGCCGCTCGCTGGTCTCGCTGGGCGCGGGCGCCGCGCACCGGCGCGTACGCGAGTTCCTGCCCTGGTCGATCCTCGCGGGCCTCGCGTGGGCGGCGTACAGCGTGGCTCTCGGCTACTTCGGCGGCCAGTGGCTGGGCGCGACGTGGCTCGCTTCCGGCATCTCGCTGGTGGCGCTGTTCGGGGCGGGCGCGGGGGCGGCGTACCTGATGCGACGCCCGTCGCAGACGCCGGCATCCGCGCTGGTACCCGTATCCGCACCGGAGCCGGGCCCGAGCGCCTGA
- a CDS encoding superoxide dismutase family protein, which yields MLLAGTLASVALTAFTAGTSDATVSADSASAGSGPADSASTDSDSDSAPGYRMRTDARFAPPGAFVPSAAVTYDGTGLVPPAAWIEVSQRSEERGRTTVALRVTGLKAGHAYGVHVHRDPCGAEPAAAGGHYQHRPSTDPAAANPENEVWLDFTADDRGEGGASARHDWNFRRGEAASVVLHAEPGGAGARLACFTVPFGWAG from the coding sequence CTGCTCCTCGCCGGGACTCTCGCCTCGGTCGCCCTCACCGCCTTCACCGCCGGCACCTCGGACGCCACGGTTTCCGCGGACTCCGCTTCCGCCGGCTCCGGTCCCGCCGACTCCGCTTCTACCGATTCCGATTCCGATTCCGCGCCCGGCTACCGGATGCGGACCGACGCCCGCTTCGCCCCGCCCGGCGCCTTCGTCCCGTCGGCGGCGGTCACGTACGACGGCACCGGACTCGTACCGCCCGCCGCGTGGATCGAGGTGAGTCAACGCAGCGAGGAACGCGGGCGTACGACCGTGGCGTTGCGCGTCACGGGGCTCAAGGCGGGGCACGCGTACGGGGTTCATGTGCACCGGGACCCGTGCGGCGCCGAGCCGGCCGCGGCGGGCGGGCACTATCAGCACCGGCCGTCCACGGACCCCGCCGCGGCCAACCCCGAGAACGAGGTCTGGCTCGACTTCACCGCGGACGACCGCGGCGAGGGCGGGGCGAGTGCGCGGCACGACTGGAACTTCCGGCGCGGCGAGGCCGCCTCCGTCGTGCTGCACGCCGAGCCGGGCGGTGCGGGCGCCCGGCTGGCGTGCTTCACCGTGCCCTTCGGGTGGGCCGGCTGA
- a CDS encoding DoxX family protein, translated as MTGRLNSAQPYAIGLFRIVVGLLFACHGAVSLLGVLGGLNGKGATVETGAWPNWYAAVIELVGGTLVLLGLGTRIAAFIASGAMAYAYFKVHQPEALWPIENSGEGAAMYCWSMLLLVFTGSGAFGLDRLIPGRPSTTAEENRPSEPVAA; from the coding sequence ATGACCGGACGCCTCAACAGCGCCCAGCCATACGCCATCGGCCTGTTCCGCATCGTCGTCGGCCTGCTCTTCGCCTGCCACGGGGCCGTCTCGCTGCTCGGCGTGCTCGGCGGTCTGAACGGCAAGGGCGCCACCGTCGAGACCGGCGCCTGGCCCAACTGGTACGCGGCCGTCATCGAACTCGTCGGCGGCACCCTGGTCCTGCTCGGCCTCGGCACCCGTATCGCCGCGTTCATCGCTTCGGGCGCGATGGCCTACGCGTACTTCAAGGTCCATCAGCCCGAGGCGCTGTGGCCGATCGAGAACAGCGGTGAGGGCGCGGCCATGTACTGCTGGTCGATGCTCCTGCTCGTCTTCACCGGCTCGGGCGCGTTCGGCCTGGACCGGCTGATCCCCGGCCGTCCGTCCACGACGGCCGAGGAGAACCGCCCCTCGGAGCCCGTCGCGGCCTGA
- a CDS encoding FAD/NAD(P)-binding protein: protein MSRVCPTCPGVTPLSEPTDRLSVALVGAGPRGTSVLERLCASAPELLTPGTRLTVHVVDPSPPGPGRVWRTAQPAELLMNTVASQVTLFTDDSVDCSGPIRPGPGLHDWAGSQAVGPLGPDDYPTRAQYGRYLEWVFGEVVRGAPPALRIETHRARATRLDGTADGPQTLVLDNGVALTDLAAVVLAQGHLPAVADQAQERLSAHAERHGLRHVPPANPADLDLSRVAPGETVLLRGLGLNFFDHMALLTTGRGGRFVRTPAGTRYLPSGREPRLVAGSRRGIPYQARGDNAKGPYGRHLPLVLTPEAISGFRKRADSGDAPDFLTEIWPLVAKEVETVYYETLLTRGTTGTTGTTGIPGAPGTPGTPTVRGFRERFLAVAHRDPQEVAVLDEFGIAVADRWSWDRVSRPHGGRVFTGPADFRGWLLAHLREDAEQAALGNVDGPLKAALDVLRDLRNELRQIVDHGGLAGSSRREHLDRWYTPLNAFLSIGPPRRRIEEMAALIEAGVLEVIGPRLEVRAEDGAWVAHSPDVPGSTVSATTLVEARLPEPDLRRTADALLARLLKTGQCRPHTVDGYETGGLDVTQRPYHLIDRQGQPHARRFAFGVPTEGVHWVTAAGVRPGVDSVTLSDADAVARAVLRTAAAEVGRGTETKTEPVSTPVSTEKPWPKVELASIE, encoded by the coding sequence ATGAGCCGCGTATGCCCCACCTGTCCGGGAGTCACACCCTTGTCGGAACCAACAGACCGCCTCTCCGTGGCCCTGGTCGGCGCCGGACCGCGCGGCACCAGCGTGCTGGAACGCCTGTGCGCCTCCGCACCCGAACTCCTCACGCCCGGTACGCGTCTGACGGTCCACGTCGTCGATCCGTCCCCGCCGGGCCCCGGCCGCGTCTGGCGCACCGCGCAGCCGGCCGAGTTGCTGATGAACACCGTGGCCTCGCAGGTCACCCTCTTCACCGACGACAGCGTGGACTGCTCGGGCCCGATACGCCCCGGACCCGGCCTCCACGACTGGGCAGGCTCGCAAGCGGTCGGACCGCTGGGGCCCGACGACTACCCGACCCGCGCCCAGTACGGCCGGTACCTGGAGTGGGTCTTCGGCGAGGTGGTCCGCGGGGCGCCGCCCGCCCTGCGGATCGAGACGCACCGGGCGCGCGCGACCCGCCTCGACGGCACGGCCGACGGCCCCCAGACCCTCGTACTCGACAACGGCGTCGCCCTGACGGACCTGGCGGCCGTGGTCCTCGCCCAGGGCCATCTGCCGGCGGTGGCGGACCAGGCGCAGGAGCGGCTGTCCGCGCACGCCGAGCGGCACGGGCTCCGCCATGTCCCGCCCGCCAACCCGGCGGACCTCGACCTCTCCCGCGTCGCCCCCGGCGAGACCGTCCTGCTGCGTGGTCTGGGCCTCAACTTCTTCGACCACATGGCCCTGTTGACGACGGGCCGCGGCGGCCGTTTCGTGCGTACCCCGGCCGGTACGCGCTACCTCCCCTCGGGCCGCGAGCCGCGCCTGGTGGCCGGCTCCCGCCGCGGCATCCCGTACCAGGCGCGCGGCGACAACGCGAAGGGCCCGTACGGCCGTCATCTCCCGCTCGTGCTCACCCCGGAGGCCATCTCCGGCTTCCGCAAGCGCGCGGACTCGGGCGACGCCCCCGACTTCCTCACGGAGATATGGCCGTTGGTGGCGAAGGAGGTCGAAACGGTCTACTACGAGACGCTGTTGACCCGCGGCACCACCGGCACTACCGGCACTACCGGCATCCCGGGAGCACCGGGGACACCGGGGACACCGACGGTACGCGGCTTCCGTGAGCGGTTCCTCGCCGTCGCGCACCGGGACCCCCAAGAGGTGGCGGTGCTCGACGAGTTCGGGATCGCGGTTGCCGACCGCTGGTCCTGGGACCGCGTCTCACGCCCTCACGGCGGACGGGTCTTCACCGGTCCCGCCGACTTCCGGGGCTGGCTGCTGGCCCATCTGCGCGAGGACGCCGAACAGGCCGCGCTCGGCAATGTCGACGGCCCGCTCAAGGCGGCTCTCGACGTGCTGCGCGACCTGCGCAACGAGTTGCGGCAGATCGTCGACCACGGCGGCCTCGCGGGCTCCTCGCGCCGGGAGCATCTGGACCGCTGGTACACCCCGCTCAACGCGTTCCTGTCCATCGGCCCGCCCCGGCGCCGTATCGAGGAGATGGCGGCGCTCATCGAGGCGGGCGTGCTGGAGGTGATCGGCCCGCGCCTTGAGGTGCGGGCCGAGGACGGGGCATGGGTGGCACACTCCCCCGACGTGCCCGGCTCGACCGTGTCGGCGACCACGCTCGTGGAGGCCCGGCTGCCGGAGCCGGATCTGCGGCGCACCGCCGACGCGCTGCTCGCCCGACTGCTGAAGACGGGCCAGTGCCGCCCGCACACGGTGGACGGCTACGAGACAGGGGGGCTCGACGTAACACAGCGCCCCTACCACCTGATAGATCGTCAAGGGCAGCCGCACGCACGGCGGTTCGCGTTCGGCGTGCCCACGGAGGGGGTGCACTGGGTGACCGCGGCCGGGGTCCGTCCAGGGGTGGACTCGGTCACGCTGTCGGACGCCGACGCGGTGGCGCGGGCCGTCCTGCGAACGGCTGCCGCCGAGGTCGGACGGGGCACGGAGACGAAAACGGAACCCGTATCGACACCCGTATCGACCGAAAAGCCATGGCCCAAAGTTGAACTTGCAAGCATTGAATAG
- a CDS encoding alkaline phosphatase D family protein, translating to MASLRLGPLLRYVDGSSATVWVEASRPATAEVRCADGSGGESRTFQVSGHHYALIPVTALTPGTTTAYEVLLDGERVWPLPGSPFPPSAIHTPVDDHETVRVAFGSCRWASPPEGEKDPVGPDALDTLAARIAADPQGERPDVLLLLGDQVYADEVSKATRRWLQSRRGLDQPPGAEVADYEEYTHLYYESWLDPEVRWLLSTVPSCMIFDDHDVIDDWNTSEAWVSDMRDTPWWRERVLSGLMSYWVHQHLGNLSPDRLAEDPLYEEVRATPDGTDALRAFAARADADPASVRWSYRRDFGRTRLLMVDSRAARVLDEQNRSMLDPAEWEWLREQILDGHVLDEQAPEGAGAYDHLLIGTSLPWLLPHLVHDAEAWNAAMCRGERGERWARRGENLRRAADLEHWAAFPSSFDKLAELIAEAGSGPQAPATVCVLSGDVHHAYVAEPVWREGLTGPNARVVQLTCSPVHNSIPSYIRVGFRFGWSGVGRALGRRFARHGRVAAPPVDWRKTGGPWFGNQLMTLTLNGRSARLRLDHAREERGGGARLRTIVESVLS from the coding sequence GTGGCGAGCCTGCGCCTGGGTCCATTGCTGAGGTATGTCGACGGCTCGTCCGCGACCGTCTGGGTCGAGGCGAGCCGTCCGGCCACCGCCGAGGTGCGCTGCGCGGACGGCTCCGGCGGTGAGTCCCGTACCTTCCAGGTGTCGGGCCACCACTACGCCCTGATCCCGGTCACCGCACTGACACCGGGCACGACCACCGCGTACGAGGTGCTCCTCGACGGGGAGCGGGTCTGGCCCCTCCCCGGCTCCCCCTTTCCGCCCTCGGCCATCCACACCCCCGTGGACGACCACGAGACCGTCCGCGTCGCCTTCGGCTCCTGCCGCTGGGCCTCACCGCCCGAGGGCGAGAAGGACCCGGTCGGCCCGGACGCGCTGGACACCCTCGCGGCCCGGATCGCCGCGGACCCGCAGGGCGAGCGCCCGGACGTCCTCCTGCTGCTGGGCGACCAGGTGTACGCGGACGAGGTGTCCAAGGCCACCCGCCGCTGGCTTCAGTCCCGCCGCGGCCTGGACCAGCCACCCGGCGCCGAGGTCGCGGACTACGAGGAGTACACGCACCTCTACTACGAATCGTGGCTCGACCCCGAGGTCCGCTGGCTGCTCTCCACCGTCCCCAGCTGCATGATCTTCGACGACCACGACGTCATCGACGACTGGAACACCAGCGAGGCCTGGGTCTCCGACATGCGGGACACCCCCTGGTGGCGCGAGCGCGTGCTCAGCGGCCTGATGTCGTACTGGGTCCACCAGCACCTCGGCAACCTCTCCCCCGACCGCCTCGCCGAGGACCCCCTGTACGAGGAGGTCCGCGCCACGCCCGACGGCACGGACGCGCTGCGCGCCTTCGCGGCCCGGGCCGACGCCGACCCGGCCTCGGTGCGCTGGAGCTACCGCCGCGACTTCGGCCGCACCCGCCTCCTGATGGTCGACAGCCGCGCCGCCCGCGTCCTCGACGAGCAGAACCGCTCGATGCTCGACCCGGCGGAATGGGAGTGGCTGCGCGAGCAGATACTGGACGGCCACGTACTGGACGAGCAGGCCCCCGAGGGCGCCGGCGCCTACGACCACCTCCTCATCGGCACCTCCCTGCCCTGGCTGCTCCCCCACCTCGTGCACGACGCGGAGGCGTGGAACGCCGCGATGTGCCGGGGCGAGCGGGGTGAGCGCTGGGCGCGGCGGGGGGAGAATCTGCGGCGGGCGGCCGACCTGGAGCACTGGGCCGCGTTCCCGTCGTCCTTCGACAAGCTGGCGGAGCTGATCGCCGAGGCCGGTTCGGGCCCGCAGGCGCCCGCGACGGTGTGCGTGCTGTCCGGGGACGTGCACCACGCGTACGTCGCCGAGCCGGTCTGGCGCGAGGGCCTGACGGGTCCGAACGCCCGGGTGGTCCAGCTGACCTGCTCCCCCGTCCACAACTCCATCCCGTCGTACATAAGAGTCGGCTTCCGCTTCGGCTGGAGCGGGGTGGGCCGGGCGCTCGGCCGCCGTTTCGCCCGGCACGGCAGGGTCGCGGCTCCGCCGGTGGACTGGCGCAAGACCGGGGGACCCTGGTTCGGCAACCAGTTGATGACGCTGACGCTGAACGGGCGCTCGGCGCGGCTGCGGCTGGATCACGCGCGTGAGGAGCGTGGGGGCGGGGCGCGGTTGCGGACGATCGTGGAGTCCGTCCTCAGCTGA
- a CDS encoding HNH endonuclease family protein yields the protein MPKVYARRRLSLVAAFAGLIAMVGLFNGPAASAALPTPVSAATARTYLASLTVATEDRTGYDRDLFPHWITISGTCNTRETVLKRDGTNVVTSSACAATSGTWYSVYDGATWTAASDLDIDHLVPLAEAWDSGADSWTTAQRQAFANDLTRPQLIAVTDNVNQSKSDQDPAEWMPSRTAYACTYVRAWVQVKYYYDLSVDSAEKSKLTSVLSGC from the coding sequence ATGCCGAAGGTCTACGCGCGTCGACGGCTGAGTCTAGTGGCCGCCTTCGCCGGATTGATAGCCATGGTCGGGCTTTTCAACGGCCCGGCCGCCTCCGCCGCGCTGCCCACCCCGGTCAGCGCCGCCACCGCCCGCACCTACCTCGCCTCGCTCACCGTGGCGACCGAGGACCGCACCGGGTACGACCGCGACCTCTTCCCGCACTGGATCACCATCAGCGGCACCTGCAACACCCGCGAGACCGTGCTCAAGCGTGACGGCACGAACGTCGTCACCAGCTCCGCCTGCGCCGCCACCAGCGGCACCTGGTACTCCGTCTACGACGGCGCCACCTGGACCGCCGCCTCCGACCTCGACATCGACCACCTGGTGCCGCTGGCCGAGGCCTGGGACTCCGGCGCCGACAGCTGGACCACCGCGCAGCGCCAGGCCTTCGCCAACGACCTGACCCGCCCCCAGCTCATCGCCGTCACGGACAACGTGAACCAGTCGAAGAGCGACCAGGACCCGGCCGAGTGGATGCCGTCCCGCACGGCCTACGCCTGCACGTACGTCCGCGCCTGGGTCCAGGTGAAGTACTACTACGACCTCTCCGTCGACTCCGCGGAGAAGAGCAAGCTCACCTCGGTCCTCAGCGGCTGCTGA
- a CDS encoding HAD family hydrolase — protein MTASTVLTARALLLDMDGTLVNSDAVVERVWRRWADRHGLDGDEVMKVVHGRQGYASMAVLLPNRPMEQNYADNARMLAEETADMEGVVAIEGAGEFLASLRESGVPHALVTSADVGLSAARMGAAGLALPELRITAESVGASKPDPEGFLKGAAELGVAPEECVVFEDSGAGISAGRSAGMRVVGVGPRAGFHRPDAVVRDLRGVRVEGLEGGRVRLRVG, from the coding sequence ATGACGGCCTCGACCGTGCTGACCGCCCGCGCCCTGCTGCTGGACATGGACGGCACCCTCGTCAACTCGGACGCCGTCGTCGAGCGCGTCTGGCGCCGCTGGGCCGACCGGCACGGGCTCGACGGGGACGAGGTCATGAAGGTCGTCCACGGGCGGCAGGGGTACGCGTCTATGGCCGTGCTGCTGCCGAACCGGCCCATGGAGCAGAACTACGCGGACAACGCGCGCATGCTCGCCGAGGAGACCGCCGACATGGAGGGGGTCGTCGCGATCGAGGGGGCGGGGGAGTTTCTCGCGTCCCTGCGGGAGTCGGGGGTGCCGCACGCGCTCGTCACGTCGGCGGACGTCGGGCTGTCCGCCGCGCGGATGGGGGCGGCGGGGCTCGCGCTGCCCGAGCTGCGGATCACCGCGGAGTCCGTGGGGGCGAGCAAGCCGGATCCCGAGGGGTTCTTGAAGGGGGCGGCGGAGTTGGGGGTCGCGCCTGAGGAGTGTGTGGTGTTCGAGGACTCTGGGGCGGGGATCTCGGCGGGGCGCTCCGCGGGGATGCGGGTGGTGGGGGTTGGGCCCCGGGCCGGGTTTCATCGGCCCGATGCGGTTGTCCGGGATCTTCGGGGGGTTCGGGTCGAGGGGTTGGAGGGTGGAAGGGTTCGGTTGCGGGTGGGGTGA
- a CDS encoding peptidoglycan-binding domain-containing protein: MNDRSGHICPECGTPRESGGSPTCGCARRAAEELLETRSAETAAAEDFDPLRIRPYVDLEVPAEGAAAGSGSGPQTSPAPEPGHGPADRPTISIPLQRTPPDDFPDTHAADDGYDDPADSSDAPGNSGRRRRFVLVGAGATAVVVAAAGFASGLFSYESPSRNGAAPDDIRASVPDTAVDEPSPSDSESPSESASASESASASESPTASASESPSASATPSRTSATTRAPSPEDSAVSTAPPSADPTDKAGPAVLRRGDEGPEVTELQLRLKQLALYVGDADGEYDNRTENAVRNYQFTRGLDEEQGVYTEETRSRLESETTEP; this comes from the coding sequence GTGAACGACCGGAGCGGCCACATATGCCCGGAATGCGGGACACCCAGGGAGTCGGGGGGCTCCCCCACATGCGGCTGCGCCCGCAGAGCGGCGGAAGAGCTCCTGGAGACCCGGTCCGCCGAGACGGCGGCCGCGGAGGACTTCGATCCGCTGCGCATACGCCCCTACGTGGACCTGGAAGTACCCGCGGAGGGCGCCGCGGCGGGCTCCGGTAGCGGCCCGCAGACGTCTCCGGCGCCGGAGCCCGGTCACGGGCCGGCCGACCGGCCGACCATCTCGATCCCTCTCCAGCGCACCCCGCCCGACGACTTCCCGGACACTCACGCCGCCGACGACGGCTACGACGACCCCGCGGACTCCTCGGACGCCCCCGGGAACTCGGGCCGCCGGCGTCGTTTCGTGCTCGTGGGAGCCGGGGCCACGGCGGTCGTGGTCGCGGCGGCGGGGTTCGCGAGCGGACTGTTCTCGTACGAGTCGCCGTCGCGCAACGGCGCGGCCCCGGACGACATACGCGCGAGCGTGCCGGACACGGCGGTGGACGAGCCGTCCCCGTCCGACTCCGAGTCACCGTCGGAATCGGCGTCGGCCTCGGAGTCCGCGTCGGCGAGCGAGAGCCCGACCGCCTCGGCCTCGGAGTCACCGAGCGCCTCGGCCACCCCTTCCAGGACGTCCGCCACGACGCGGGCCCCGTCGCCCGAGGATTCGGCGGTCAGCACCGCCCCGCCGTCCGCCGACCCGACGGACAAGGCGGGCCCGGCGGTGCTGCGCCGCGGCGACGAGGGCCCCGAGGTCACCGAACTTCAGCTGCGCCTCAAGCAGTTGGCCCTCTACGTGGGCGACGCGGACGGCGAGTACGACAACCGCACCGAGAACGCGGTACGCAACTACCAGTTCACCCGGGGCCTGGACGAAGAACAGGGCGTCTACACAGAAGAAACCCGATCCCGCCTGGAATCAGAAACAACAGAACCCTGA